TAACCCAATATCCTTCCTTTCGCCCGCTTGATTTGATTGTATAAATCCGGATCCCACCATACGTGGAAAACATCAACAACAACTCCTACTTGCTCAGGCCGGTATTGTTCTGCTATTTCATTCGCATGTGCAAGTGACACAATGACGGAACGTTCGGCTGCATACATTGGGTGAAGCGGTTCAATTCCGAGCTTTACCCCATGCTCTTCTGCAAAAGGAACAAGCTGTTCAATGCCTACTTCAACCATTTTGCGGGCAGCCTCGATATCCTTACCGGGAGAGGGTCCGCAAACAAGTACGAGGACATCCGTACCAAGTTCAGCTGCTTCTTCTACCGCACGCTTATTTTCATCAATCCTCTTTTGTCTTTCTTCCTTTGTCGCCGCGGGAAACATTCCGCCTCTGCAAATACTTGAAACTTTAAGGCCCGCATCACGAACGATTCTCTTGCTTTCATTTAAACCGATTTCTTCAATTTTATCTCGCCATATTCCGATCCAAGGAATGCCAGCTCTTACACAGCCCTCAACCGCTTCACGCAAGTTCCATTGGTTTGTCGTTATTTGATTGTGGCTTAACCTATCGATTGATTGCAATTTATCCATCTTTATCCCCTTTCTAGCGAATGCCAGCAAGCGCTAACGTCAGCCGCATACGTTCTGCCGCAAGCTCTGGATCTGATATTAATCCCGCTTCGTCTGCAAGCTTGTAAAGTTCAGCCAAATGTATGATTGATCGGGCGCCTTCCGCTCCGCCAATCATACGAAAATGTGGTTGGTGGCCGTTTAAATACGCCATAAACACAATACCGGTTTTATAGGAAAAAGTAGGCTTCTGAAAAATATGTTTTGATAACGGAACTGTTTTTTCTAGTAATGCATCATAAGTGGCAAGATCGCCGTTATCAAGTGCATGGATCGCCGCCGCCGCTGCAGGAGCAATTGCATCGAATATTCCCAGCAGCGCATGGCTGTAGCCTTGTTTATCTCCTTTTATAAGTGATGGATAATTAAAATCATCTCCGGTATACATGCGTACGCCTTCTGGCAACAGCCGCCTCATTTCTATCTCACGCTTCTCATCAAGCAAAGATATTTTGATACCATCAACCTTATCTTTATTGTTCCAAATGACATTTAAACAAACTTCCATCGCACTATCCAAGTCGGCCGTGCCCCAATAGCCTTCCAAGGCCGGATCAAACATATCGCCAAGCCAGTGTAAAATGACCGGCTGTGACACTTGCTGCAAAATTTTCCCATAAACCCTCTCATAGTCTTCCGGAGCTTGAGCGCAAGCAGCAAGGGCTCTACTTGCCATTAAAATAATTTGGCCGCCATGCTTTTCAACAAATTCGCATTGCTCTTCATATGCTGCTTCAACCTGTTCAAGCGTTATTCGAAAGTTTGGCGCAAGGTGATCAGTTCCTGCTCCACAAGCAACCTTCCCGCCAACAGCTTTTGCTTCTGCTATTGATTTTTGAATAAGCTCTTTAGCCCTTTTCCAGTCTAGCCCCATTCCCCTCTGAGCTGTATCCATTGCTTCAGCAACCGAAAGGCCTAGTGACCATAAATAGCGCCTGTAAGCAAGCGTATGCTCCCAGTCAATTTGTGCATTTGTTAATGGATCAGTATTAGCAAATGGATCACATACAACGTGGGCTGCCGAAAAAACGATTCGACTTTCAAGCTTTCTGCTTGGCACTTGAAACGAGCTTTTATTTGAAGTTTTATATTCATACGTTGAGCCGTCTTCTTTTGGAAGCTTTATTGTTAACCCCATCTTCATTCCTCCATCCATTCAATTACTAATAAAGGGCAAGAGATTTTCTCTTGCCCAACACCAGCAAGCA
This genomic interval from Pueribacillus theae contains the following:
- a CDS encoding dihydrodipicolinate synthase family protein; this encodes MGLTIKLPKEDGSTYEYKTSNKSSFQVPSRKLESRIVFSAAHVVCDPFANTDPLTNAQIDWEHTLAYRRYLWSLGLSVAEAMDTAQRGMGLDWKRAKELIQKSIAEAKAVGGKVACGAGTDHLAPNFRITLEQVEAAYEEQCEFVEKHGGQIILMASRALAACAQAPEDYERVYGKILQQVSQPVILHWLGDMFDPALEGYWGTADLDSAMEVCLNVIWNNKDKVDGIKISLLDEKREIEMRRLLPEGVRMYTGDDFNYPSLIKGDKQGYSHALLGIFDAIAPAAAAAIHALDNGDLATYDALLEKTVPLSKHIFQKPTFSYKTGIVFMAYLNGHQPHFRMIGGAEGARSIIHLAELYKLADEAGLISDPELAAERMRLTLALAGIR
- a CDS encoding sugar phosphate isomerase/epimerase family protein gives rise to the protein MDKLQSIDRLSHNQITTNQWNLREAVEGCVRAGIPWIGIWRDKIEEIGLNESKRIVRDAGLKVSSICRGGMFPAATKEERQKRIDENKRAVEEAAELGTDVLVLVCGPSPGKDIEAARKMVEVGIEQLVPFAEEHGVKLGIEPLHPMYAAERSVIVSLAHANEIAEQYRPEQVGVVVDVFHVWWDPDLYNQIKRAKGRILGYHVSDWLVPTPDLLMGRGMMGDGVIEIHRIRKAVEESGYDGPIEVEIFNHDIWNTPGDKVLERMKKRYLEYV